The Bacillus carboniphilus genome contains a region encoding:
- a CDS encoding metallophosphoesterase encodes MDKLKQLTVPDQARMIVISDIHGELELFKRLLEKVNYNSQDDYLIINGDMCEKGSNSIGVVSYIKSLSKTNPKVHVTEGNCEALVEELLNENPKLINYLVARKHSIMNEWLTQLDYPVDENSNIQEVKEVLTKHYSEDIDWLMRLPTAIETEDYIFVHAGLDDKENWKETDRDMAITIPAFLTKSHRSKKYVIVGHWPVVNYSSHLPLNNPIIDHEKRIIAMDGGNVVKRSGQLNALIIRPSYEEQFSYTYVDHFENFTVKEDFQADPKMVGSIKYPMYKINPIKEKDHFTLCEKIGSEEQIYVKNEYIQKDENGEITVTDDLSCAQISVKKGEMVSLINGDCTAYALIKKDGAEGWVKKEAIGL; translated from the coding sequence GTGGACAAACTAAAACAACTAACAGTACCAGATCAAGCACGTATGATTGTCATCTCTGACATACATGGAGAATTAGAGCTTTTTAAAAGATTGCTAGAAAAAGTGAATTACAATAGCCAAGACGATTATTTAATCATTAATGGTGATATGTGTGAGAAAGGGAGCAACAGTATAGGGGTCGTAAGCTATATTAAGAGTCTTTCCAAAACCAATCCGAAAGTTCATGTTACGGAGGGTAACTGTGAAGCTCTAGTTGAAGAGTTATTAAATGAAAATCCTAAATTAATAAATTATTTAGTAGCAAGAAAGCATTCCATTATGAATGAGTGGCTTACACAATTAGACTATCCAGTTGATGAAAATTCAAATATTCAAGAGGTCAAAGAAGTGTTAACGAAACATTATTCTGAAGACATCGACTGGTTGATGCGATTACCAACGGCAATTGAGACAGAAGATTATATATTTGTTCATGCTGGTTTAGATGATAAAGAAAATTGGAAAGAAACAGACCGAGATATGGCGATAACAATACCAGCATTCTTAACGAAATCTCATCGCTCAAAGAAGTATGTCATTGTCGGACATTGGCCAGTTGTGAACTATAGCTCGCATCTTCCTTTAAATAATCCAATCATCGATCATGAAAAAAGAATAATTGCAATGGACGGAGGAAATGTCGTTAAAAGAAGTGGCCAGTTAAATGCGTTAATTATTCGTCCATCTTACGAAGAACAGTTTTCTTATACTTATGTTGATCATTTTGAGAATTTTACAGTCAAAGAAGATTTTCAGGCTGATCCAAAAATGGTCGGTTCAATTAAATATCCAATGTATAAAATTAATCCAATTAAAGAAAAGGATCATTTTACTTTGTGTGAAAAAATAGGGTCGGAAGAACAAATATACGTTAAAAACGAGTATATTCAAAAAGATGAAAACGGGGAAATTACTGTTACAGATGATCTTTCATGCGCTCAAATTAGTGTGAAAAAAGGGGAGATGGTTTCCTTAATAAATGGTGATTGTACTGCATATGCGCTCATTAAAAAAGACGGTGCTGAAGGTTGGGTAAAGAAAGAAGCAATAGGGTTATGA
- a CDS encoding polyamine aminopropyltransferase, giving the protein MSEVIKSRQKRRIFTSSGIVSICGIVYQVLYGAAGSYLFGNSTFFYSLTIGLFLSGMGIGAMHSEKFHKNLISTFIMTEYLIAMIGGFSIFFLFYMQVNFGDSIAKIFLYTVIIITGYLTGLELPLLIRKSEEINADLKESTAKVLFFDYAGSLIGTITFALLLRPSLGLIRTGFLIAFINIIVAVWLSFSFKDEVKNKATKFIGFILMILIILGFLFGEKYTHHLEKKLYRDPIIYNQETEYQRIVMTKAPQDLRLFLNGQLQFAESDEYRYHESLVHIPMSLSKGHENVLILGGGDGLAIREVLKYEGVKEITLVDLDPKMTQLAKEHHELKRLNQAAFDSEKVNVFNDDAFTFLNESKDLYDVILIDLPDPNNENLNKLYTWEFYSLVRNHLSEDGFTSIQSTSPVFATEAFWTISNTVKYTGLHVDNYHLDIPSFGNWGFTLASRKPFTIDEIELSIETKYLTDEMIPALFHFGKDEDEEIIHNNKKVELPVNSLNRPNLLDYYEKAWKYY; this is encoded by the coding sequence ATGTCAGAAGTCATAAAATCGAGACAAAAAAGAAGAATATTTACGTCATCTGGAATCGTATCCATATGTGGGATTGTCTATCAAGTACTATATGGCGCAGCGGGAAGCTACCTATTTGGTAACTCGACTTTTTTCTATTCTTTAACCATCGGTTTGTTTTTAAGTGGGATGGGGATTGGGGCTATGCATAGTGAAAAGTTCCATAAGAACTTGATTTCAACATTTATTATGACCGAATACTTGATTGCCATGATAGGCGGATTCTCCATCTTCTTTTTATTTTATATGCAAGTAAATTTCGGAGATAGTATAGCGAAAATCTTTTTATACACCGTCATCATCATCACAGGTTATCTCACAGGGCTCGAACTTCCATTATTAATTCGCAAATCAGAAGAAATCAATGCAGATTTAAAGGAGTCAACGGCAAAAGTATTGTTTTTTGATTATGCAGGAAGTTTAATCGGTACAATTACGTTCGCTCTCTTACTAAGACCTTCTTTAGGTTTAATACGAACGGGCTTTTTGATTGCCTTCATTAATATTATTGTGGCTGTATGGTTAAGCTTTTCTTTCAAAGATGAAGTTAAAAATAAGGCCACCAAGTTTATTGGCTTCATTTTAATGATCCTCATTATTTTAGGATTTTTATTTGGCGAAAAGTACACTCATCATTTAGAGAAAAAGCTTTATCGAGACCCCATCATTTATAACCAAGAAACAGAATATCAAAGAATTGTGATGACCAAAGCTCCTCAAGATTTGAGGCTCTTTTTAAATGGACAATTGCAGTTTGCAGAGTCTGATGAGTATCGCTATCACGAATCACTTGTGCATATCCCTATGTCGTTATCAAAAGGGCATGAAAACGTGCTAATACTAGGTGGCGGAGATGGCTTAGCCATTAGAGAAGTTTTAAAATACGAAGGAGTTAAAGAAATCACATTAGTAGATTTAGACCCAAAAATGACTCAATTAGCAAAAGAGCATCACGAACTAAAAAGGTTAAATCAGGCTGCCTTCGATTCAGAAAAAGTAAACGTTTTTAATGATGATGCCTTCACTTTTTTAAATGAAAGTAAGGATTTATATGATGTCATTCTAATCGACCTTCCAGACCCAAACAATGAAAACCTTAATAAGCTATACACATGGGAATTTTATAGTTTAGTTCGAAATCACCTATCAGAAGATGGATTCACCTCTATTCAATCCACTTCACCTGTGTTTGCAACTGAAGCGTTTTGGACCATCAGTAATACGGTCAAATATACTGGTCTTCACGTAGACAATTATCACTTGGACATTCCTTCATTCGGTAATTGGGGATTTACCCTTGCTTCTAGAAAACCGTTTACTATTGATGAAATTGAATTGTCCATTGAAACAAAGTATTTAACTGATGAGATGATTCCTGCCCTTTTCCATTTTGGCAAAGATGAAGATGAGGAAATTATTCATAATAATAAAAAAGTAGAATTGCCTGTAAATAGTTTAAATCGTCCTAATTTGTTGGACTACTATGAAAAAGCTTGGAAATATTACTAA
- a CDS encoding DUF350 domain-containing protein: MFENILDLQEIIDTLYYFVVLTGVTFLCMWLFEKITPYDDFKQIKDGNSAVAIQFTGKIIGIGYIMNSAVATNDSLLSAAVWGLIGFILMVIGYFAFELFTPKLNVKKEIESGKVSVSIISLAISIVIALITAGAIS, encoded by the coding sequence ATGTTTGAAAACATTTTAGATTTGCAAGAAATTATAGATACTTTATATTACTTTGTTGTTTTAACAGGTGTTACTTTCTTATGTATGTGGCTCTTTGAAAAAATTACTCCTTATGATGACTTTAAACAAATTAAAGATGGAAATTCAGCTGTTGCGATTCAATTCACAGGTAAAATTATTGGAATTGGCTATATTATGAATAGCGCGGTAGCCACAAATGATTCATTATTATCAGCAGCCGTTTGGGGATTGATCGGGTTTATCCTTATGGTCATTGGATATTTTGCGTTCGAATTATTTACACCTAAACTGAATGTAAAAAAAGAGATTGAAAGTGGAAAGGTTTCGGTTTCAATCATCTCACTTGCGATTTCAATCGTGATCGCCTTAATTACAGCCGGTGCTATTTCCTAA
- a CDS encoding DUF4247 domain-containing protein, with translation MKKIFIVIAILSLLTACGSSSFISSNYEELNTIEDGFGNAGTIYVAEDKSVSTVANEISENRQPEYISTTDDEKMFLLYPEDSTEEVIHLMQSEDNPEDTIIEVVEEDFAEESYDFGMLETFGVLLIASRLYGWNHTDADLKLKKKKKGYKGYINQFTSSDGTIRKGSSVRGGGPGTGK, from the coding sequence ATGAAAAAGATCTTTATAGTCATAGCCATACTCTCCCTTTTAACTGCTTGCGGAAGCTCCTCATTTATTTCATCCAACTACGAAGAATTGAATACCATTGAAGATGGATTTGGAAATGCAGGAACCATTTATGTAGCTGAAGACAAATCAGTTTCGACAGTAGCAAATGAAATTAGTGAAAATCGTCAACCAGAGTATATTTCGACAACTGATGATGAAAAAATGTTTCTACTTTATCCGGAAGATTCAACGGAAGAGGTTATTCATTTGATGCAAAGTGAAGACAACCCAGAAGATACGATCATTGAGGTAGTTGAAGAGGACTTTGCAGAGGAAAGTTATGATTTCGGAATGTTAGAAACGTTTGGGGTTCTTTTAATCGCGAGTCGCTTGTATGGATGGAACCACACAGATGCTGACCTCAAACTCAAAAAAAAGAAAAAAGGATATAAAGGTTATATTAATCAGTTTACTAGTAGTGATGGAACGATTCGAAAAGGTAGTTCTGTTCGCGGTGGTGGACCAGGTACAGGAAAATAA
- a CDS encoding darcynin family protein, with translation MNYAFIVLVEFYPSWLAMNREQRRLKGQELKDIISKYPEVKVRFFDAEALPGKNYTDIIFCETTDVKKYHYMWEELRDHPVYTEGYMKIKDVIMGMEEAYKKFEEDLGK, from the coding sequence ATGAATTATGCTTTTATCGTCCTTGTTGAATTTTATCCATCTTGGCTTGCAATGAACCGAGAACAAAGAAGATTAAAAGGTCAAGAACTTAAAGATATTATCTCCAAATACCCTGAGGTTAAAGTGCGTTTTTTTGATGCAGAAGCGTTACCAGGAAAGAATTATACGGACATAATATTTTGTGAAACAACAGATGTTAAGAAGTATCACTATATGTGGGAAGAGTTGAGAGACCATCCTGTTTATACAGAAGGGTATATGAAAATTAAAGACGTCATAATGGGCATGGAAGAGGCGTATAAAAAATTTGAAGAAGATTTAGGCAAATAG
- a CDS encoding GNAT family N-acetyltransferase — MKQQVNVPLSTERLMLREFTREGWIHVHQYASRERVCQYQPWGPNTEEDSKTYVKQVLEDGQQAPKTRFAFAIVFDSVMVGTVELNIRDMTNKIGEVSYIVNPNYWGNGIATDATSLVIAFGFEDLQLHRIFATCDPRNTGSSKVLEKVGMTKEGRIREDLLIRDGWRDSLLYSVLVHEWKSKRRN; from the coding sequence ATGAAACAACAAGTTAATGTACCCCTTTCTACTGAACGTTTGATGTTAAGGGAATTTACTAGAGAAGGTTGGATTCACGTTCATCAATACGCATCACGAGAAAGAGTTTGTCAATATCAGCCTTGGGGTCCTAATACAGAAGAGGACTCCAAGACTTATGTAAAACAGGTTCTGGAAGATGGTCAGCAAGCGCCCAAAACAAGGTTTGCTTTTGCTATTGTTTTTGATTCAGTAATGGTTGGAACAGTTGAATTAAACATTAGAGACATGACGAACAAAATCGGTGAAGTTTCTTATATTGTCAATCCTAATTACTGGGGAAATGGAATTGCCACAGATGCAACAAGTCTAGTCATTGCTTTTGGATTTGAAGACCTTCAACTTCATCGTATTTTTGCTACTTGTGATCCTAGAAATACGGGTTCATCTAAAGTATTAGAAAAAGTTGGTATGACGAAGGAAGGTAGAATTCGTGAAGATTTATTAATTAGAGATGGCTGGCGAGATTCTTTACTGTACAGTGTTTTAGTGCATGAGTGGAAAAGTAAGCGTAGAAATTAA
- a CDS encoding histidine phosphatase family protein translates to MEILIIRHGQSEADLLNVHEGRADFSLTDLGRNQAINLAKYLKEYGGFDAIWTSTLRRAAETAEIISKYINCSINYDDNLIERNNGILAGKPITNENKNSHYNMKPFECIQEGETDIEFRARAEAILLRILDIQKKIK, encoded by the coding sequence ATGGAAATCCTTATTATAAGGCACGGTCAATCAGAAGCAGATTTGTTAAATGTTCATGAAGGGAGAGCAGATTTCTCTTTAACAGACTTAGGAAGAAATCAGGCGATAAATTTAGCAAAATATTTGAAAGAGTATGGAGGATTTGATGCTATATGGACAAGTACATTAAGGAGAGCGGCAGAAACTGCAGAGATTATTTCAAAATATATAAATTGTAGCATTAATTATGATGATAATTTAATAGAAAGAAATAATGGTATCTTAGCAGGTAAACCCATTACAAATGAAAATAAAAACTCTCATTATAATATGAAACCATTTGAATGTATCCAAGAGGGAGAAACAGATATAGAATTTAGGGCAAGAGCTGAAGCAATTTTACTTAGAATACTAGATATACAAAAAAAAATCAAATAG
- a CDS encoding UPF0158 family protein — MTIQVEIKELVEYMDMQFEESNTYLNLITGEFVVVTTEQLGLAEEDEPYDHLSEWEKEEREVAIDIIENFENYQEVPTRYEINEYSMMEDFCFTVNDERKQQRLLNAISRKGAFRRFKDLIIDLDIEEQWFSYRDERFKELAIKWCERHNVSYVD; from the coding sequence ATGACGATTCAAGTGGAAATAAAAGAGTTAGTTGAATATATGGATATGCAATTTGAAGAGTCAAATACTTATTTAAATTTAATAACAGGAGAGTTTGTTGTAGTCACAACAGAACAATTAGGTTTAGCAGAAGAAGATGAACCATATGATCATCTTTCTGAGTGGGAAAAAGAGGAAAGAGAAGTCGCTATTGATATTATTGAAAACTTTGAAAATTATCAGGAGGTCCCAACTAGGTACGAAATCAATGAGTATAGTATGATGGAAGATTTTTGCTTCACTGTTAATGATGAAAGAAAGCAACAAAGATTATTAAATGCGATTAGTAGAAAAGGTGCTTTTAGAAGATTTAAGGACCTAATTATTGATCTCGACATTGAGGAACAATGGTTTTCCTATCGTGATGAAAGGTTCAAAGAGTTGGCTATTAAATGGTGTGAACGTCATAATGTGAGCTATGTAGACTAA
- a CDS encoding DinB family protein, with translation MGEEKEIITRFSEYLNWLREIEKIDESKWSEPIAKGKWSVSEIIGHIMYWDRYLITEVLSSIRQGNEITFPEFDSFNHQASFYVRSGGSQAALIKEAIEARGSLVKGLYELPTATLKKQVTVNGVADCPHTGNPYTLLYIVEEFIEHDHHHQKQVERSITRHDSSFS, from the coding sequence ATGGGAGAAGAAAAAGAAATTATCACTAGATTTAGTGAATATTTGAACTGGTTAAGGGAGATTGAAAAAATCGATGAAAGTAAATGGTCTGAACCTATTGCCAAAGGAAAGTGGTCTGTTAGTGAAATAATAGGGCATATTATGTATTGGGATCGTTATCTAATAACAGAGGTACTTTCATCTATCAGGCAGGGGAACGAAATCACTTTTCCAGAGTTTGATTCATTTAATCATCAAGCCTCTTTTTATGTAAGATCAGGTGGATCTCAAGCTGCACTTATAAAAGAAGCGATAGAAGCTAGGGGATCACTAGTGAAAGGATTATATGAATTGCCAACTGCAACCTTAAAAAAGCAAGTAACGGTAAATGGTGTAGCGGACTGCCCGCATACAGGAAATCCATATACTCTTCTTTATATTGTCGAGGAATTTATCGAACATGATCATCATCATCAAAAACAGGTGGAACGATCTATTACTAGACATGATAGCTCATTTTCATAG
- the yiaA gene encoding inner membrane protein YiaA, translated as MSNNEVFSDDEKQKDSKLKIERKEGEPTSAFKGSSWASLLVGITAYLIGLYNASMELNEKGYYFAVLVFGLYSAVSLQKAVRDKDEEVPVTGIYYGLSWAALIASIILMSIGLYNAGSIVLSEKGFYAMSFVLSLFAAITVQKNIRDTQRARERD; from the coding sequence ATGTCTAATAATGAAGTTTTCTCAGATGATGAAAAACAAAAAGATTCTAAATTAAAAATCGAAAGAAAAGAAGGAGAACCAACTTCAGCGTTCAAAGGTTCTTCGTGGGCATCACTATTAGTAGGGATTACCGCGTATTTAATAGGTTTGTATAACGCTTCGATGGAACTAAACGAAAAAGGGTATTACTTTGCCGTGTTAGTATTTGGGCTATATTCGGCAGTATCTTTACAAAAAGCAGTAAGAGATAAAGATGAAGAAGTTCCTGTTACCGGTATCTATTATGGTTTAAGTTGGGCGGCACTCATTGCTTCTATAATATTGATGTCTATTGGTTTATACAATGCAGGGAGTATAGTGCTAAGTGAAAAAGGATTTTATGCGATGTCATTCGTTCTTAGCCTATTTGCCGCTATCACCGTCCAAAAGAACATTAGAGATACCCAGAGAGCAAGAGAAAGAGATTGA
- a CDS encoding PadR family transcriptional regulator yields the protein MNKAQFIVLGILEQLGQGSGYDIKQVYDDKKVDQWLDIKVGSIYHAINQLHKDGHIQEVQKKQLGKYPEKTIYRVSLEGEKRFDMLQEKAFLGLFPDFYGFKMALKFNKRRNKKEIIEYANRAIQIIDKKLELMREHLNSLGSDKSHFNYDAFFIEHERYLFESEKKWIQESMTNIDLIMFKE from the coding sequence ATGAATAAAGCTCAGTTTATTGTCTTAGGTATATTGGAACAGTTAGGACAAGGAAGTGGTTATGATATTAAACAAGTGTATGATGATAAAAAAGTTGATCAATGGTTAGATATTAAAGTAGGTTCAATTTATCATGCAATAAATCAGTTACATAAAGACGGTCATATTCAAGAAGTGCAGAAAAAGCAGTTAGGAAAATATCCAGAAAAAACAATTTATCGAGTATCATTGGAAGGGGAAAAACGATTTGATATGCTTCAGGAAAAAGCATTTTTAGGATTATTCCCCGACTTTTATGGATTTAAAATGGCACTTAAATTTAATAAGCGTCGAAACAAAAAGGAAATTATAGAATATGCAAACAGAGCGATCCAGATCATTGATAAAAAACTGGAATTGATGAGAGAGCATTTAAATTCTCTTGGAAGTGACAAGTCCCATTTTAATTACGATGCTTTTTTTATTGAACATGAAAGATATCTATTTGAATCTGAAAAAAAATGGATTCAAGAATCTATGACAAATATTGATCTTATTATGTTTAAAGAATAA
- a CDS encoding DUF1772 domain-containing protein: MIRYLENGTLALALFITGIMAGFFYTYTFNVNLAMLQVDGETYATVQSLFNENVRHVMFFIFFFGGGAISVITVIANIRHYKTISFWLMVTAGLIYMLGIIVFTANVNLPLNYETESWNPQSLPSDWQQIRNDWNQANAFRVIFSTLSFILYIIVLVIRSIKIKKI; this comes from the coding sequence ATGATAAGATATTTGGAAAATGGAACTTTGGCTCTCGCGTTATTTATTACTGGTATAATGGCAGGATTCTTCTATACCTACACCTTTAATGTGAATTTAGCCATGTTACAAGTAGATGGAGAGACATATGCAACAGTCCAGTCATTGTTTAATGAAAATGTTCGTCATGTTATGTTTTTTATCTTTTTCTTTGGAGGTGGTGCTATATCTGTAATCACAGTAATAGCCAATATTAGACACTATAAAACTATCTCTTTTTGGTTGATGGTGACAGCGGGTTTAATATACATGTTGGGGATCATTGTTTTTACTGCGAATGTCAATTTACCACTAAACTACGAAACAGAAAGCTGGAACCCACAATCCTTACCTTCAGATTGGCAACAAATTCGAAATGATTGGAATCAAGCCAATGCATTTCGCGTCATATTTTCTACACTCTCATTCATTCTCTATATCATCGTTTTAGTTATTCGCTCGATAAAAATTAAAAAAATATAA
- a CDS encoding serine hydrolase, whose amino-acid sequence MLEKYIGKQSNQLNARAAQPDTQFHVASVRKSYIGFAVAYAVYYGYIKSIDDFVLTYLPDLDVEPWKPVTIRHLLTHTHGLSEKEGKVVREFQVGRELDI is encoded by the coding sequence GTGTTAGAAAAATATATAGGGAAACAATCAAATCAACTTAATGCAAGGGCTGCTCAGCCTGATACTCAGTTCCATGTCGCTTCAGTAAGGAAAAGTTATATTGGATTTGCAGTGGCCTATGCCGTTTATTATGGTTACATAAAAAGTATTGATGACTTTGTTCTAACTTATTTACCAGACCTTGACGTTGAGCCTTGGAAACCTGTAACGATCAGACATTTATTAACCCATACGCATGGATTAAGTGAAAAAGAAGGAAAGGTTGTTCGTGAATTTCAGGTAGGGAGAGAGCTGGATATATAA
- a CDS encoding serine hydrolase: MKEGHINGKQIVPKEIITMATSIQSPSMLHKDLPQNGFLWFVKDLPAKKTEIGEKVPSGSYQILGYTGVTLVVIPQENIVAVRMFNSFGSPVGHDYLSNVRSFGNIVMKCIKKL; this comes from the coding sequence TTGAAAGAAGGTCATATAAATGGAAAGCAAATCGTTCCAAAAGAGATAATAACAATGGCAACCTCTATTCAAAGTCCATCGATGCTTCATAAAGATCTACCTCAAAATGGTTTTCTATGGTTTGTAAAAGATTTACCCGCTAAAAAGACAGAGATCGGGGAGAAAGTTCCAAGTGGCTCTTATCAAATTTTAGGCTATACAGGTGTAACTTTAGTAGTCATTCCTCAAGAAAATATAGTTGCCGTTCGAATGTTTAATAGCTTTGGTTCACCAGTAGGTCATGATTATTTATCTAATGTTCGATCATTTGGTAATATTGTTATGAAGTGTATAAAGAAACTTTAA
- a CDS encoding DUF3977 family protein, translated as MKYIEIGVGNKWFVRTEIEREDGTEYERKGVVGPIRFRSFYVRVWFGDKVIVFDSLEGIKRIKKERKGLKFLVGVVSE; from the coding sequence ATGAAATATATAGAAATTGGTGTGGGAAATAAATGGTTTGTACGAACGGAAATAGAACGGGAAGATGGTACGGAATACGAACGAAAAGGAGTGGTGGGTCCTATAAGATTTCGCTCCTTTTATGTAAGAGTGTGGTTTGGCGATAAAGTGATCGTATTTGATTCTCTAGAAGGGATAAAACGAATAAAAAAAGAAAGGAAGGGGTTAAAATTTCTTGTTGGTGTCGTTAGTGAATAA
- a CDS encoding LysR substrate-binding domain-containing protein, whose protein sequence is MSFFQNVFYPNIVCHSSQKDFMIGMVEARLGITLLSSRVAEEIINPKIKAIPLINFKARLELTMITKKAKYIPYTVKEFITITEQILQREELE, encoded by the coding sequence ATGTCTTTTTTTCAAAATGTATTTTATCCCAATATTGTTTGTCATAGCTCTCAAAAAGACTTTATGATTGGAATGGTAGAAGCAAGACTTGGGATTACTTTATTGTCAAGTAGAGTAGCAGAAGAAATTATTAATCCAAAAATCAAAGCGATTCCGCTTATTAATTTTAAAGCTAGGCTAGAACTGACGATGATTACAAAAAAAGCAAAATATATTCCATACACTGTGAAAGAATTCATTACAATAACGGAACAAATACTTCAAAGAGAAGAGTTAGAGTAG